The Candidatus Methylomirabilis tolerans region TTCGCGCAGGCGATATCTGGAAATTCCAGGATGACCAGCCGGTTGGGCACCCAATCGCCTTCCAGTGTTTCAGTCCGACCCCCGCGCGCCAGACACTTGCCGTCATACACAGCAAGGGCTGGTGGCGCAAGTTGCTTGTACCGTTCGAAGCCGACCGGATCGGTTACCTGAATATCAAGAATCACGTAGGCTGCCATATTACCCCCG contains the following coding sequences:
- a CDS encoding DUF1330 domain-containing protein → MAAYVILDIQVTDPVGFERYKQLAPPALAVYDGKCLARGGRTETLEGDWVPNRLVILEFPDIACAKQWLESPEYREARGLRRQSATTNIVVIDGVA